The proteins below come from a single Argentina anserina chromosome 1, drPotAnse1.1, whole genome shotgun sequence genomic window:
- the LOC126795899 gene encoding BES1/BZR1 homolog protein 2-like, with protein MTGGGSSGRLPTWKERENNKRRERRRRAIAAKIYSGLRAQGSYKLPKHCDNNEVLKALCAEAGWVVEEDGTTYRKGCKPPIEIAGTPTNMSACSSMQPSPQSSSFPSPVPSYHASPSSSSFPSPTRFDGNPSSYHQNPSSYLLPFLHDLASIPTNLPSLRISNSAPVTPPLSSPTSRGTKRKPDWESLTNGCINSLCHPLFAASAPSSPTRRHHLAPATIPECDESDASTVDSGRWVSFQTGVPSVAPPSPTFNLMKPVAEQNVHQQTVVVHGGIGWGNPVERARGSEFEFESGRLKAWEGERIHEVGVEDLELTLGNGKMHS; from the exons ATGACCGGCGGTGGGTCATCGGGAAGGTTACCGACGTGGAAGGAGAGGGAGAACAACAAGAGGAGGGAGCGGAGGAGAAGAGCCATTGCTGCTAAGATATACTCGGGCCTTCGAGCTCAGGGCAGCTACAAGCTTCCCAAGCACTGTGACAACAACGAGGTCTTGAAAGCTCTATGTGCTGAAGCTGGTTGGGTTGTTGAAGAAGATGGCACTACTTACCGCAAG GGATGCAAGCCACCAATTGAAATTGCAGGCACTCCCACAAATATGAGTGCGTGTTCATCAATGCAGCCAAGCCCACAATCCTCATCTTTCCCAAGTCCTGTACCATCCTACCATGCCAGtccatcttcctcctccttcccaAGCCCTACTCGTTTTGACGGAAACCCTTCCTCTTACCATCAAAACCCGTCCTCGTACCTTCTTCCATTCCTACATGACCTGGCTTCCATTCCTACAAATCTTCCATCTCTTAGAATTTCGAACAGTGCTCCTGTTACACCACCTCTGTCTTCCCCAACTTCTAGAGGAACGAAGCGGAAGCCTGACTGGGAATCCCTTACTAATGGCTGCATAAACTCCTTGTGCCACCCCCTGTTTGCAGCCTCTGCCCCTTCAAGTCCTACTCGGCGCCACCATCTTGCACCTGCCACAATTCCAGAATGTGATGAGTCTGATGCTTCCACAGTGGACTCTGGTCGTTGGGTGAGTTTCCAGACTGGGGTACCTTCAGTAGCTCCACCTTCGCCCACATTTAATCTGATGAAACCGGTGGCTGAGCAGAATGTTCATCAGCAGACTGTTGTTGTGCATGGGGGGATTGGTTGGGGGAACCCCGTGGAGAGGGCACGAGGGTCggagtttgaatttgagagtggcAGGCTGAAAGCTTGGGAGGGTGAGAGAATACACGAGGTTGGAGTGGAAGATCTGGAGCTTACACTTGGGAATGGGAAGATGCATAGTTAA
- the LOC126792565 gene encoding uncharacterized protein LOC126792565 has translation MGHKRAYRYPSSSSRSTPGFFERLEAMRTRKILGVSLSLILINMAAIMERADENLLPSVYKEVSEAFNAGPSDLGYLTFIRNFVQGMASPLAGVLVLLYDRPTVLAMGTFCWAISTAAVGASHHFGQAAIWRAVNGFGLAIVIPALQSFIADSYKDGVRGAGFGMVSLVGSLGGIGGGVVATLMAGDMYWSIPGWRIAFILMAALSSLIGVLVFMFVVDPRKIVPITDGADQSFERDDLLMKGTTTSTAASVWLESWTAMKSVVKVKTFQIIVLQGIVGSLPWTAMVFFTMWFELIGFDHNSTAALLSLFAIGCATGSLLGGIIADRMSRIYPHTGRIMCAQFSAFMGIPFSWFLLKVIPQSVDSYYTFAVTLTLMGLTISWNATAANGPMFAEVVPTKHRTMIYAFDRAFEGSFSSFAAPLVGILSEKMFGYDAKAVDPIKGSTREAFALSQGLITMMAVPFGLCCLFYTPLYVIFRKDRESARVASAKEEEMSLTK, from the exons ATGGGCCATAAACGGGCCTACAGATACCCATCTTCCTCTTCGCGATCAACACCTGGGTTTTTTGAACGCTTGGAAGCCATGAG AACAAGAAAGATTTTGGGGGTTTCTCTGTCTCTCATTCTCATCAACATGGCTGCTATAATGGAGCGAGCCGATGAGAATCTCCTCCCATCTGTATACAAAGAAGTCAGTGAAGCTTTTAATGCCGGGCCATCTGATCTTGGATATCTCACATTCATCAGGAACTTTGTGCAGGGAATGGCATCTCCCCTTGCAGGTGTATTAGTCCTCCTATATGACCGCCCCACTGTACTTGCAATGGGGACTTTCTGCTGGGCAATATCAACTGCTGCAGTGGGTGCAAGCCACCATTTTGGTCAAGCTGCAATCTGGAGAGCAGTGAATGGTTTCGGGCTGGCAATTGTCATACCGGCACTTCAGTCTTTCATTGCTGATAGCTACAAGGACGGCGTGAGAGGGGCAGGGTTTGGGATGGTGAGCCTTGTTGGCTCTTTGGGTGGCATTGGAGGTGGTGTAGTGGCCACACTTATGGCCGGTGACATGTACTGGAGCATACCTGGATGGCGTATTGCCTTCATTCTAATGGCAGCACTGAGTTCTCTGATTGGTGTCcttgtgtttatgtttgttGTTGATCCTAGAAAAATAGTTCCTATCACTGATGGTGCTGACCAGAGTTTTGAGAG GGATGATTTGCTAATGAAGGGCACTACTACTTCAACTGCAGCATCAGTTTGGTTGGAGTCTTGGACAGCCATGAAGTCGGTCGTTAAAGTGAAAACATTTCAAATAATCGTCTTGCAGGGCATTGTTGGGTCCCTGCCATGGACTGCCATGGTGTTTTTCACTATGTGGTTCGAACTTATAG GTTTTGATCACAACAGTACAGCAGCTCTCCTCAGTCTCTTCGCTATTGGATGTGCTACGGGGTCTCTTCTTGGTGGAATCATAGCAGATCGAATGTCACGAATCTATCCCCATACCGGTCGCATCATGTGTGCGCAGTTCAGCGCCTTCATGGGAATCCCATTTTCATGGTTTCTACTCAAAGTAATCCCACAATCAGTAGACAGCTATTACACATTTGCAGTCACTCTCACCCTGATGGGTTTAACTATCAGCTGGAATGCTACTGCTGCAAATGGTCCCATGTTTGCTGAGGTTGTTCCTACCAAACACCGAACTATGATTTATGCATTTGATCGGGCTTTTGAAGGATCCTTCTCTTCTTTTGCTGCTCCTTTGGTTGGAATTCTTTCAGAGAAGATGTTTGGCTATGATGCAAAAGCTGTAGATCCGATTAAAGGGTCTACGAGGGAGGCCTTTGCATTATCACAAGGGCTTATTACCATGATGGCAGTTCCATTTGGTTTGTGTTGCTTGTTTTATACGCCTTTGTATGTTATCTTCAGAAAGGACCGAGAGAGTGCTAGAGTTGCGAGCGCAAAAGAGGAAGAGATGAGCCTGACGAAGTGA
- the LOC126782435 gene encoding NEDD8-conjugating enzyme Ubc12 has protein sequence MIRLFKVKEKQKELAEANGGSPLKRQSAGELRLHKDISELNLPNSCAISFPNGKDDLMNFEVSIKPDEGYYTGGKFFFSFKVSPIYPHEAPKVKCKTKVYHPNIDLEGNVCLNILREDWKPVLNINTIVYGLYHLFTEPNHEDPLNHDAAAVLRDNPKMFESNVRRAMTGGYVGQTLFPRCI, from the exons ATGATTAGGCTTTTCAAGGTGAAGGAAAAGCAGAAGGAGCTTGCCGAAGCCAATGGAGGGTCACCTCTTAAGAGGCAAAGCGCTGGAGAGTTGCGCCTTCATAAAG ATATATCTGAGCTGAATCTACCAAATTCTTGTGCAATATCATTTCCCAATGGCAAGGATGATCTTATGAACTTTGAGGTTTCAATTAAACCAGATGAAGGATACTACAC AGGTGGTAAGTTCTTCTTTTCATTCAAAGTTTCTCCTATCTACCCACATGAAGCCCCAAAAGTCAAGTGTAAGACCAAG GTCTACCATCCTAACATTGACCTGGAAGGAAATGTCTGCCTCAACATCCTACGAGAAGATTGGAAACCTGTTCTTAATATTAACACCATTGTTTATGGATTGTATCATCTTTTCACG GAACCAAATCATGAAGATCCCTTAAACCATGATGCAGCTGCAGTGTTGAGAGACAACCCAAAGATGTTCGAGTCCAATGTGAGAAGGGCAATGACTGGTGGATATGTGGGGCAGACCTTATTCCCAAGATGCATATAA
- the LOC126782996 gene encoding geranylgeranyl pyrophosphate synthase, chloroplastic isoform X2 translates to MSCVNLSSWGQACSMLNRSRSPSFHLLHPNPTRPVSFSPPKRRRPSSVAAVLTKQDTLNEQKERGPEMPSFNFKTYMVDKADSVNRALDAAVSLRDPVTIHEAMRYSLLAGGKRVRPVLCLAACELVGGDPSVAMPAACAVEMIHTMSLIHDDLPCMDNDDLRRGKPTNHKVFGEDVAVLAGDALLSFAFEHLAVSTAGVEASRIVRAVEELARSIGSEGLVAGQVVDIHSEGLSDVGLEHLEYIHLHKTAALLECAVVLGSILGGGSDSEIEKLRTFARSWGRLLGRTCWLIR, encoded by the exons ATGAGCTGCGTGAATCTGAGCTCATGGGGCCAAGCCTGCTCAATGTTGAACCGATCCAGATCCCCATCATTCCACCTCCTCCACcccaacccgacccggcccgtttCCTTCTCTCCCCCCAAACGCCGCCGGCCCAGCTCCGTCGCGGCGGTCCTGACCAAGCAGGACACCCTTAACGAGCAGAAGGAGCGAGGACCGGAGATGCCCAGCTTCAATTTCAAGACGTACATGGTGGACAAGGCCGATTCCGTCAACCGGGCTCTAGACGCCGCCGTGTCGCTCCGTGACCCGGTGACGATCCACGAGGCCATGCGCTACTCTCTGCTCGCCGGAGGGAAGCGGGTCCGGCCCGTGCTGTGCCTCGCGGCGTGCGAGCTCGTCGGAGGTGACCCGTCCGTCGCGATGCCGGCGGCCTGCGCCGTCGAGATGATCCACACCATGTCGCTGATCCACGACGACCTGCCGTGCATGGACAACGACGACCTCCGCCGCGGCAAACCCACCAACCACAAGGTCTTCGGCGAAGACGTCGCCGTTTTGGCCGGCGACGCTCTCCTCTCCTTCGCGTTCGAGCACCTCGCCGTCTCCACCGCCGGCGTGGAGGCTTCGAGAATCGTCAGGGCCGTGGAGGAGCTCGCCCGGTCGATCGGGTCGGAGGGTCTGGTGGCGGGTCAAGTCGTGGATATTCATTCCGAGGGGTTATCGGATGTGGGGCTGGAGCACCTGGAGTACATACACCTCCACAAAACAGCGGCGCTTCTGGAATGTGCGGTTGTTCTCGGGTCGATATTGGGTGGCGGGTCGGACTCCGAAATTGAGAAGCTCCGGACATTTGCCAG GAGTTGGGGAAGACTGCTGGGAAGGACTTGTTGGCTGATAAGGTGA
- the LOC126782996 gene encoding geranylgeranyl pyrophosphate synthase, chloroplastic isoform X1, producing MSCVNLSSWGQACSMLNRSRSPSFHLLHPNPTRPVSFSPPKRRRPSSVAAVLTKQDTLNEQKERGPEMPSFNFKTYMVDKADSVNRALDAAVSLRDPVTIHEAMRYSLLAGGKRVRPVLCLAACELVGGDPSVAMPAACAVEMIHTMSLIHDDLPCMDNDDLRRGKPTNHKVFGEDVAVLAGDALLSFAFEHLAVSTAGVEASRIVRAVEELARSIGSEGLVAGQVVDIHSEGLSDVGLEHLEYIHLHKTAALLECAVVLGSILGGGSDSEIEKLRTFARYIGLLFQVVDDILDVTKSSQELGKTAGKDLLADKVTYPKLMGIEKSREFAEKLNRDAQEQLVEFDPEKAAPLIALANYIAYRQN from the coding sequence ATGAGCTGCGTGAATCTGAGCTCATGGGGCCAAGCCTGCTCAATGTTGAACCGATCCAGATCCCCATCATTCCACCTCCTCCACcccaacccgacccggcccgtttCCTTCTCTCCCCCCAAACGCCGCCGGCCCAGCTCCGTCGCGGCGGTCCTGACCAAGCAGGACACCCTTAACGAGCAGAAGGAGCGAGGACCGGAGATGCCCAGCTTCAATTTCAAGACGTACATGGTGGACAAGGCCGATTCCGTCAACCGGGCTCTAGACGCCGCCGTGTCGCTCCGTGACCCGGTGACGATCCACGAGGCCATGCGCTACTCTCTGCTCGCCGGAGGGAAGCGGGTCCGGCCCGTGCTGTGCCTCGCGGCGTGCGAGCTCGTCGGAGGTGACCCGTCCGTCGCGATGCCGGCGGCCTGCGCCGTCGAGATGATCCACACCATGTCGCTGATCCACGACGACCTGCCGTGCATGGACAACGACGACCTCCGCCGCGGCAAACCCACCAACCACAAGGTCTTCGGCGAAGACGTCGCCGTTTTGGCCGGCGACGCTCTCCTCTCCTTCGCGTTCGAGCACCTCGCCGTCTCCACCGCCGGCGTGGAGGCTTCGAGAATCGTCAGGGCCGTGGAGGAGCTCGCCCGGTCGATCGGGTCGGAGGGTCTGGTGGCGGGTCAAGTCGTGGATATTCATTCCGAGGGGTTATCGGATGTGGGGCTGGAGCACCTGGAGTACATACACCTCCACAAAACAGCGGCGCTTCTGGAATGTGCGGTTGTTCTCGGGTCGATATTGGGTGGCGGGTCGGACTCCGAAATTGAGAAGCTCCGGACATTTGCCAGGTACATTGGGTTGTTGTTTCAagttgtggatgacattcttgATGTGACAAAGTCTTCACAGGAGTTGGGGAAGACTGCTGGGAAGGACTTGTTGGCTGATAAGGTGACTTATCCGAAGCTAATGGGGATTGAGAAATCGAGGGAGTTTGCCGAGAAACTTAACAGGGATGCACAAGAACAGCTCGTCGAATTCGACCCCGAAAAGGCTGCTCCTTTGATTGCTTTGGCTAATTACATTGCTTATAGGCAAAACTAA